A stretch of DNA from Equus caballus isolate H_3958 breed thoroughbred chromosome 13, TB-T2T, whole genome shotgun sequence:
GTGTTGGCTTTCTGGCGTGTCCCCCGTCGTGGAGTGACAGTTAGGAATCCTTCGCTGCAAGCGTTTTCTCCCAGTTAGACGGGAAATCtcacagctggagagagaaggggcCTGGGAGTCATTAGAAGAGCAGTCGTTCGGGCAGACGGGCAGCGGTGCGCCCCCGGTGACACGCCCCCCGGCTGGGCCTGTCTCCAGGGTCCAGCCTGCAGTTGCTGCAGGAGAATCCCTGCCTGGTGGAGTTGCTGTGCCACGTGCTGAAGCCCCAGGGCCTGAGCGCCAGagtcctctccttctccctccgcCTCGCAGGGGTGTTTGCGGCCCAGGAGAGCTGCTTCCAGTATCTTCAGGTGAGCCTGGGCCTCCCACCTCGTGACCCGCCAAGGGGCGCACGGCTCTTCCCCTGCAGGCCCGTAAAGCAGGGGTGGCTGTCACGGTCCCTCCGTCTCTGAGACGCGCCTTGCCCCTGCGTCTGAGTGTGCCGCAAGGTTTTGCTCCCGAGAGGGAGCCCCTTTGAAAGCCCACTGGGAGTGACGTTGGGTGGAGGGGTGAACTTTTTGGAATGAGACGGAACTGGGGTGCGTTCGGCTCTGACGCTTAACCCGCTGGAGGGCCTCGCCCGCCTCCCTGAGTCCCCTGACCTCGGTTTCTCCCTGTGACGGAGAGGAGATCGTGCGTGTCCCAtgggtgttgtgaggattaaccaGGTGCCCAGTCTGGCACATAGCCTGTTGGGTGAGTGAATGACTCCTGAGAATTTCTACATAGCCCCAAGGCATGGGAGCGTGGAGCCCCCCAAGCTGTGTGTCGTGCAGCTTCCCACACCCCTGCGTGGGCCCAGCTGGGCTCACGAGGTGACGCCTGATGCCGGCCTCTCTGGCCCTACCAGTCACAGCGATGGCGTCTCTGGGCACCTCACAGCCCTGCCAGGTTGCGTGGAGGCACGCCTGCCTTCTCTGACCCCCTGTGCCAAGAGCCCCGGGGAGGCCGTGCTGTGACGGAGCCTCTGGGAGAGaggacagcaggagggagggatgtGTCCTCCCAGTGCCATTGGGATGCCATCACGGGTGCTCCTCAGTTCAGCCGTGCAGGCTCTGGGGACGCAGCCCAGCGCCAGCCCACTGTGGGACAGCCTTTCTGGGATCCTGTCTGTCGCCTCGCTACACTGAAGTGTGTTTTAGGGCGTAACTTTGTGCTTGCTGTCCTCCCGTGCGGTGATCCCGCCTGGCCTGTGGTGTTTTGCAGTTTATAAAGCACTTCAGAGTTTGCAAGATGGCTTTCGTGTTATCCTGGAAGCTGCGGCCAGTAAGCAGACCAGGAGTCTGTGTCCCCGGTTCCTGGATAAGGGAACGGAGGGCTCAGCGTGAGGGCCCCGCAGATCTGGCGGAGCCCACTCTGAACGCTGGAAGTCTGGCCGTTTGCGGGACTTGTCCACTGCCTGCTTCTCTGAGAGCGAATTCTTGGTCCCCAGCACGTGGCTCCTCCAGCTGTGTTGGCTTCCTGGGGACTTTGTTGTCCCATCCCtgcttctccatctcctccttcTCCGTCTCTGGGGCCGCCGGGCCTTGGGGGCTGGAAAGGCTGCTGGCTGCCCCCCCGTCTGGTGGTCCGTCCCCGTGTGCCGGGACGAGGGCTCCAGGCTCGGAGTCGTGGGGAAAGCTTGCTCTCCTCTCTCCGGGGCCCACAGCACGGGGTCAGCCTCCCGTCCCCTTTTCACCCGCTTCTTCACAGGCTCCCAGGTGGTCTCGCAGCCCCTCGTCAGCCAGCTGCCCAGCACTGGCCCTGTCTGCAGTGCACAGTGTCTGGGCAGGGGACGTGCCCGCAGTCTACTTGAGGGCTCCCATTGGCTGTGAGCTaccccagggaggggctgtcactttGAGAGGGTCCTTAGGTGACAGCAGATCCCGCAGAGGGCTCCCCGGGGAGCCGCCAGCAGCAGCACCCCCGGGGCTCACGGCCATTGTAGAGTAGACGTCTAGCCTGGAGCGATTGTAAGCGTGTCTCCAAGGCCCTATGTCCTGTAGCCTGGAGTCTGAGATGGTTGGAGCGTTCCTGTCCCTTGAGAGTGAGACGAAGCTGAACAGGATGTCCCAAggcctggcctgccctgggcACGGGCCCTGCCCAACATTTCCACCGTGGAGACGGGCAAGGCTCAGAGCAAACAACCACACCAGTGAGGGCTCCGTTAGTAAGAGGTGGCACCGGGGTTTCCTGCTCATGGCGGGAAACGTAGGACAGCGTGCATGTGTGACCATGGACGTCCATAACCCTGTGGGGACTGAGTGGGGGGTTAGCCGCTGCCAGCCAGTGGGTAGGCTTCACGGGGGCATTGAACTCCCAGCTGGGTTGTAAAGGGTTTGAACGTGGGCGGGGGCAGGGCAGGCCTGGCACACCAGGCCCGCTGGGGCATCGGGGGTAGGGGGGCGCCTGGAGGAGGTGGGTGCTGACAGGCCCATGTGCCAGGCTCAGGAGTCCAGTAGGCCCTGGAGGACCACTGGGGTCCTCGAGTTCAGAATCTCACGGTCAGAGGTGGGCCGTTGGCAGGGAAGCTGGTGGTACTGTTGTGGGGGGATGATTTCTGAATAAGCGGTAACAGGATAGATGGGCCTTTACTTAAAACCCTGTCCTTCTCCCAAAGCTCTGTCCCCTTGAAGGCAGACTTGACGGTGCTGTGGCCACCCTTGGCTGGCGCTGGTGGCCACCCACCACCTCCCCAAAGCACAGCTGCCGCGGGTGTGGGGGCTCTTTGTATCAGCAGCGCATGAGAAAGTTCCCCAAGTGCCTCAACAGGACGGCCGTCCCCGATCTGCCTGTCCCCTGCAAACAGGCCCGCGTCACCgcttccttctctgcttcccaGCAGGCAGAGTTGCTGCCCGGGCTCTTTGGGGAGGCCGGACCCCTCGGCCAGGCAGCCTGGAGCGCCCCCACCGTGCGCAGCGGCTGGATCCAGGGCCTGCGCTCACTGGCACAGCACCCCAGCGCCCTGCCCTTCCTGGCCGACTGCGGTGAGTGCCCTGCCCGCCCTGCCCGCCATCTGTGGCCCCCTGTGGCTGATGCTGTGTGCCCCAGGGAAAGCACTGGACCTTGCTGGGCCTCGTGCTCTCATCTGTAGAACTGTCTATgatctcacagggctgttgtgaggagcTCACGGGGTGATGGGGGTTAGAGGCCCCTCGAGGGTGTTACAGTGGCCTTTGGCTCATAGGTCAGACCCAGCAGCTAGGGTGGCCGTGAAACTAATTGGAAGGAATCAGAAGCTTCCAAGGGTCTAAGCTGCTCACCCCGTGAAACTCCGGTGTGGTTCCCTTGCCTCTGctcagaggggaggctggggccTCTGAGGGTGCCTCCTGCAATCGGCCTTCCCCTGCGGTTCTGAAGTCCCAGCTTAAAGCCACTCAGTGGTCTTAGCATCTCTGCTGTCTGCCTCCGATGCCGTTCCAGCTGATCCCTGTGTTCTTCTCTCCTCACCCCTTGTCCACCCCCAGGTACCCTTGACACCATCTTCTCCCTGCAGGGAGATTCCAGCCTGTTTGTGGCCTCGGCCGCCGGGCAGCTCCTGGTGCACATCCTGGGCCTGTCCCTGCAACGCCCAGCTGAGGGACCCCCCAGCCCGCAGGCTTGTGACTGGCCAGTGTGTGCCCAGAAGATCGTGGGTCACATTGAAGGATCACTGCGCTCTATGGCCACCCCGCAGGTCACGCAGGCCCTCAACGTCCTGACCACCACCTTCGGGCACTGCCACGGCCCTTGGATGCAGGTCCTTTGGGAGCGGCTGAGTCCCCTCGTGGCCTGTCTGCTTCAGGAAGACCCCCTCCCAGCCGCACACTCGCTCGTGGACCTCCTCCTCAGCGTGGCCCGGTCAGCTCCCCGGGGCGCAGCTGGGGGCGGGTGGAGGGGGCGCGGCTGCTGCACCTGGGGCCCGTCCCCTTGGCTCCCGAGAGTGCCACCTCATCGAGGGGCCCTGGAGGGCATCTGAAGGCCCGCACACCTAGGCGGGGCCTTCCATCCGAGCTGGGCCTTGGTGCCCGGGACAGAGTTGTGATTTTCTCTCTCCCGGGTCCTTCTCTGCAGCTCTCCCGTGTTGAGCTCCTCTGACTGTGGCCTGTGGGAGACGTTGGCACAGACCCTGCGCCGTCTGAGTCCCGCACAAGCAGGGCCTCTGGCTTTGGGGATCCTGAAGCTGCAGGACTGGTGAGGATTGGGGCTCATTGTGTGCAGGCAGGCAGAGAGGTCTCGAGTGTCCTCAGGGAGCTCCTGGAGCTGGAGAACAGTCAGAGCCATGTCCAGTGTGGCCGTGTTGGGGTGCGGCCTCTGCACTCTCCTTGGTGACAGGAGGACTTTTTCCGACAAGAGCTTTATAGGCTCCGTGGAGATAACAGTCAGAGTCACTCTGCCCGGAGCTGGGCCTGCTCACTCAGCTGCCCTCTGTCCCCGTCCCTAGCGGCCTTAGCTTGCAGATCCTGCATAGGCACTGTGTGCACACCACTGGGCTGGGTACTAGGGGCTGTGGGACAGTAGAGAGAGACACCTGTAGGTGGGAGCAGCTGGACAGCTCCCTGGAGCTGAAGGGATGCGCCCTGCCTGGAAGGATGGGTGGGGTCTGGAGAGGTGTGGAGGATCAGGAAGTCATCCCAGGGTTCCGGGTTGGCCTGGGCCAGGTGAAAGTGGCCTTAGGACCCACCccccagaggggctggaggtcCTGTGTGAGCCCAGCTCTGGGCTCCAGGGTGTCTGGATGCTCTGAGAGAGGGAGTGGTCTGAGGGTGGAGGGAAGGATCGGGCAGCCAGCCTGGAAGGCGAGCTCTGGGCCAGCTTagcctcccagcccagcctgggcccAGGTGTGCGGCAGGACCATCTTCCAAGATGTGGGAAGGGACGTCTCCCTGCCCCATGGCTCCGAGCGGGCACCGCCCATCGGGCAGGTCTGGTCAGACCTGGGGGCTgctcctggggcccagggaggcgCTGTCTAGCAGCTGCCATGGAGTTGCATGCCAGCGGCCTGCAGTGCCGGCCCCGGTGCCTGCAGGGAAGCTGTTTCTCAAGGGGCATCTGGATCCCAACACCGCCCCTTTGCCCAGACTTGCTGGGGATGTTAGGTGGGCAGACAGCCCACCTGGGGGTTGGGGAGCCCGCTCACCATGTCCTCTGTCCTCAGTCCACAGGCACTGAGGGCCCAGGCCTTTGGTGTccttctccagcccctggcctgtGTCCTGACAGCTGCCGATCAGGCCCCCGGACCCCCAGGTACGCTGCCTGGGAAGGGTGGGCAGACCAGGAGAGCAGGATTCTGGGGTCCTGATTGTGTCCTTGCGGTCGGCGCAGGCTGATGGGCCGCAGGGCGCCCGGCTCGCCACCCCCAACTAAGAGTGAAGGTGGCGGGGTGTAGGCCGTCGTCCCAGGTGTGGCTTTGCCACTCACGTCTTCATGTCCCCACCCCGGAGTCAGTGGGCAGCATCGTCGCCCCCGTTGGGCATGATGGTGGCCCTGGAGTGGCTGGCTTcgtccccaccccaggccttgGTGGTCAGTGGTCACTGTGGGCTCGAGCCACATGGTTGTTCCTGACCCAGAATGGTCACGTGGGCCTGGCACTCATCCTCCCAGAGCTGTCTGGATTCTGGGACGGGCGAGTGGGTTTCCTCCTCTGACTCGTCTTGCTTCAGCTGCACGATGTGTGGAGGATTAGAGATGGGACCCAGGCACGCCATATGGCTGGCGGACGCCCGTGTCAAGCGGAGGGCTGACCTCCTGGCTAGTGGGACCCGGCCAGGAACAGGCTGCAGCGAGAGCTGGGAGTCAGTTTCTCGAAAGCCCTACGCACAGGCTCAGACCCAGCTCCGGCTGTCCAGACATCCCCCTGGACCAGCCACCTGCTTGGAACCGTTGGTCCTCGTCTCTAACATGGAGCAGTGGCCTCGGGGTTGGTGACCGGTGGCAGGGCCTATGCTGGTCACGCAGGAGGTGCCCGTTAACCTGGTACTGTTTCTGGTTTGGCCACCAGGCTTGCCGGAGGGGACCACGGGTGACTCGGTGACAGTGGACACACTCCTCTCCTCCAAGTCAGCCTGTGCCGGTCTCCTGTGCCAGACCCTGGCCCACCTTGAGTTGCTGCAGCCGCTGGTAGGTGTGGCCCTGGCCCGCGTCCACACCGGCAGTGGCGCTCGAGGCCTGCACtgaccctcccttctccccccagccccagcgtCCCTCGCCCTGGCCCCAGGCGCCACTGCTGGGGGCTGCGGTGACAATTCTGCGCTTCTGCAATGGCTCGGCAGCCCCTGCCTCTGACGTGGGGGGCCGCCTCTGTGCGATCCTGGCGGGCTGTGTCCGGGTCCAGCGAGCAGCCCTCGATTTCCTGGGGGCACTGGCTCAGGAGACAGGTGAGTAGGGGTGCGTTCTCGTGCAGCCCGGCGTCAGGCAAGACCCCGCCACGCTTTCCTGGCTGCCGGCCTCTGGTGTCTTCTCGGGGGATTCGGCTGACCTGGGGGTTCTGTCCCCTGACTCCCTCCTGTGCTGGGGAGGCCccggggtggaggtgggggtgctTCACCCGTCCGCGTCTGCCTCAGGCCCCCAGGAGTTGGTGACGCAGGTGTCTGCTGTCCTCCTGGAATACCTCAGGAGCCCCGACTCCAGCCCCACGGTACGGGCACGGGGGCCGGGGGACaggagggaggtgggcagagggacCCCCGTGGGCCTCTTGGAGGGGGGCTTTCCCTGGGGCTGGAGTCGCTTCGTGACGCGAATTTTGAGGGGCAGGCGCACGGGGTGAGGCCTGGGTGCGGGGGCTGCGCTGTGGAAGCAGGGAGGGGGTCCCGTCTTCTCCTGGGAATTCTCGAGGAGACAGTGAGCCGGAGCCATGGGGGCCCTGCACTTGGGGTCCAGACTCACTGACATCTCCTGCAGACGTGCTCATTCTCCCACCCACGGCTGAGCCAGGTGTGGCGGGCGCAGTGTCAAGGCCGCTGGGCGGGCCGCAGGGGGACTCAGGCGAAAGGCCTGGCAGGCTCCTGGGCCTGGTGGAGGAGCTGCCCTGGCGTGCCCCGTGTCTTGGTGCAGACATCCCGTTCCCCAGTGGTGGGGGTCCCGGCGAGAGCTGCCTTCTCCTCCCTCATGTCTGGGATGCCAGTTCTGCTGCTTCCAGATGCTTCCGCCTCATAAAAATGAAGCCCAGCATTCCCTTCTCCCTGCACCTGTCCCCATCTCGCAccctggggcgggggcaggaGAACAAGAGGCTGATGGGGGGCAGCTCACCCGTCGTGGCCCCACAGCCTTGTCCTGCCCACTGCAGGTCCTGAAGAAAGCCTTCCAGGCCACGCTCAGATGGCTCCTGAGCTCCCCCAGGGCCCCCGGCTGCTGCGATCTGGACCCCGACACCCAGCTGTTCCTCAGAGGTAATCCTGGCCCCTGCCAGCAGTAAACTAAGGGGGCCGTcggggaggaggcagctgggtgCTGGGTGGGAAGGCCCAGGTGGCCCTGAGGGGTGGGGACGCAACCCTGGCCCCTCTGAGCCGCTCCTCCTGCTCCAGAGCTGCTCCCTGTGCTGCGGAAGCGTCTGTGCAGCCCCTGCTGGGAGGTGAGGGACTCGGGCCTGGAGTTCCTGACTCAGGTGACCAGACACTGGGGAGGTGAGTGTGGGGCAGTGGGGCTGACCTGGCCTTGACGTGCCAGTCGCCTCTTGTTGGCTTTGGGAACCCGGGCCCCCTTGGCTGACCTCAGGGGAGCAAGGGGAGGCTGCGGGCTCAGCCCTTGGTCACAGCTGGTGGTGGCCCCTTGGACCCCCAGGACAGGCCGGCTTCAGACACGCGCTCCTCGCGTCAGAGGTGCCCGAGCTCGCCGAGCAGCTCCTGCGAGACCCTGAGAGTTACGTCCGTGCAAGCGCGGTGACCGCTGTGGGCCAGCTGTCCAGCCAGGGCCTGCACGCCACCGCCGCCAGCCCAGAACAGCTGGGGGGCCAGAAGGTAGGAGGCGGCAGGGCCCATGCCAGGCAGCCCCCACCACAGCCGTCCGTGTGTGTATCTGTCTGGTGCCCACAGCATAGCAAGTCAGCCACCTGGGCGTGGGTGGGGACCAGGGTGCTGTCGGGATGTCCCCTGGGTCTGTGGCCCAGCCCCCAGGCACCCCTGTCACTTGGACATGGTCACCCCATCTGACCGAAGAGAGGAGAGGGCCGAGGGGCTGTGGCCTGAAGGAGGCAGAGCAGACtgagcccagccctccacgccccTGCCCATCAGGAGCCCCGGCCCCACCGACCCTCCTCCGCTCTGTCCTGCAGGAGAGCCTGCTCGCGGAGCTGCTGCACGTCCTCTCCACGGACTCGGAGGGCTTCCCCCGGAGGGCCGCCATGCAGGTCTTCACCGAGTGGCTGAGGGACCGCCATGCCGACGTGGCCGAGGACACGGAGCGGTTTGTGGCCAGGGTGCTCCAGGCGGCGAGCCGGGACCTGGACTGGGAGGTCCGGGCGCAGGGCCTCGAGCTGGCGCTGGTGTTCCTGGCACAGacgctgggccagcccagtgcccgCTGCCCCTACGCTGTGGCCGCGCCCCAGGCGACCCCGCCCGGCCCCCTGGCCCAGGCGCTGCGGGCGCTCAGCCGAGTGCGGCTCTTTGAGTTCGCCTTCCGTGCCTTATTTGACTGTGACCGGCCCGTGGCCCAGAAGTCCTGtgacctcctcctcttcctgaggGCCCAGGCCACTCCCTCCGGCGGCCTTCAGGAGGCCGAGGGCAGCCCCGACGTGGTCCCTGTGGAGGCCGCCCTGCAGAGGTGGCGGGCGGGTGAGCAGGGCGAGCCTCTGGGGGACCTGGAGCCTGAGGCTGTGCTGGCCGTGCTGAGGTCCTTGGACCTAGAGGGCCTGCGGGGTGCGCTGGCCGAGAGCAGCGACCACGTGGAAAAGAGCCCTCAGTCACTCCTGCAGGACATGCTGGCCACCGTGGGCGTCCGGGGGGAGAACCAGGCCGACTGCTACTGAGACAGCCCAGCGGAGGCTGCCCAGCCCCTGCTGCTGCCCTGCGTCCCTTCCTCGGGCCCCCGCCATCCCAAGGGCTCCAGCCTGGCCTGGCTGCACAGGGGACCCTCAGGGAAGCCAGGACCTCGCGAGACCAGCGAGGTCAGGGAGCCCGCATTTCGATGTATTATTAAAGAAGTGGCTTATTTTCTACTCAAAATCTGTGGCGTTTGACAGTGCCTCTTTTGAGTCAGGCTGTGTTCTAACACTGTCCAGGGGGAGGCCTCGGCCTTGTGGGGTTTGGAAGAACGTCAGGAGGGACCCCTCCGCAGGACAGCCACGTGCTTCGTGGGTGTGTGTTGGCGGAACGGGTCTCCACCTGGACCCTGCTGTGCCCGGTGAGGCCCGATGGTCAGAGAGAAAACACTTGAGGCTGGAGAGTGTCTGGCCTTGGACCCTGCCCCTAAGATAGTGACCCCGAGTCCGACCAAGGCCAGGTTTCCCGCCCTGAACCCCCAGGATCACCCTGAGCTTGTAGCAATTCAAAGCCCGCTGTCTTGACTGAGCAGGTGGAGCTGCTGGTGGTAATGATGGGGAGTTGAGAGCCAGGCTGGTCCCCAGGGGACCAGACAGCTACACCAGGCCCAGCTCCGCGTTTCctggccctggggccctgggcgAGGCACTTCTCTCAGAACCTGTTTCCCCGTCTGTGAAGTGGGGATTTCACCATTTGCCTCCCACAGATAAGTGCCGTAATGTTCTGAAGCACCCGTGTGGTCAAAGGAGAAATCtcaagagaagttaaaaaatgtttgaaCTAAAGATGAAAATGcagcttatcaaaatttgtgcCATGCAGGAGAAGCAGGACCTAGAGGGAAACTGACAGCATAGAATGCACATATGAGAAAAGAAGATGCCTCTAAAATCAGTCATCTAAGCTTCGactttaggaaactagaaaaggaagagcaaaaataagtccaaagtagaagaaaagatataatcaaagagcagaaatcaatggcattgaaaacagaaaatcaatagagaaagtcatctaaaccaagagctggttctcgGAAGAGATCACTAAAATCAATAAGCCTGTAGTCGGgccaagaataaaagagaaaggacGCAAATTACtaataccagaaatgaaagaggggacatcactgcAGATCCCAGGGAAATTGAGAGGATAATGGAATCCTAGGAATAAGTGAGCttccacaaatttgataacctggATGATGTGGACCAAGCCCTTGAAAGACAATTCGGCCagaactcacacaagaagaatcAAGACGAGTGAATAAGGCTGTTTCTATTAAAGAAGTTGTATCAATAATAAATAACCTTCCAAAAtggcaccaggcccagatgggttcactagtgaattctaccagacctttaaggaagaaataacagcagttctctacattctcttcccgaagacagaagcagagggaacacttcctaactcattttatgaggccagcattcccctaatgccaaaaccagacaaggacattgcaaggaaagaaaactatggaccaatatcTCTCACGaacctagatgcaaaaatcctcaacaaaatatcagcgcATTGAATCCCACgatgtattaaaaaaaactatacaccaaGATCGAGTGGGGTTTATCTCCAGtatacaaggctggttcaatCTTTGTACATTTTGGTTCAATCAACTAATGtcatccatcacatcaacaggctaatgGAGGAAAATAGCATGATCGTagcaatagatgcagaaaagcctTTTGACAGAAGCTGTTGTTATCCTCAGTTTTCAGATCAGGCTGAGAGGTGAAGGCCCCACAGCCTCTGGAAAGCCCGTGTCCTTTCCTACATCAGAGAGACTtcctggagggagaggcagaaatgTGTGTGGACGGCAGGATGACCGGTTCCTGGAAATTCTGTGCTCTTGCAAAGGAGCTGGTGTTGTTTTGGGCGGAATTTGCATTCATGGTACAGGCCCAATGCGCTCCATCTTCCTGCTCCTTCACTAAGGGAAGGGGCCCATCAGATGGACCCGGGTCAAGCCCTCGCCCCACCACTTCCAGGCTGCTGTGTCCTTGGGCAGGTCATTTAACCTGCAGAGCCCGGTGTCCTTGTGTGTGAGATGGGGCGGGAGCTCACCACGCTGTCACCAAGCTGACGGAGACGTGGTGTGTGAAATGCCGGGCATTGCATCATCCACAAGGAAGGCCATCGGCACGTGCTGGCATCTTGGTTACTCCGTCCCCTTCCTCACCTGCTGTGTTCCCAGGGCGCTGTGGGCCAGCCTGttctcttcctcccctgcccGCCTCCTCGGAGTACTGTAATCCAGTCCCCTGGCTTCACGCAGCACGCTCACACTGAGCCTTCAGGACACCCAGGACACCTGCCCAGACTTCCTTCAGCCCTGGACCTGTGCGACCACTGCCACCTGGTCAGCTGCGCTGGGATGGGACCAGGACACTGACGTGTGAGATCATAACCCTCAGCTGAATCCACTGCCTCTCTCCCATGGATTCGTGcaaccactttaaaaaaaattttatcgaggtcataatagtttattacattgtgcaatttcagttgtatatcattatttgtcagtcatcatataaatgggcccttttacccctttcacccacccccagcccccttcccctctggtaaccactgatccgttctctttgtccatgtgtgtttatcttccacgtgtgagtgaagtcatacggtgtttgtctttctctttgtggcttattttgcttaacgtcATACCCTCAGAGTCCATCGATGTGGTTGCAGATGggacaactttgtcttttttatggctaagtagtattccaatgtatgtata
This window harbors:
- the BRAT1 gene encoding BRCA1-associated ATM activator 1 isoform X1, encoding MDPECSQLLPALCAVLADPRQPVADDTCLEKLLDWFKTITEAGSSLQLLQENPCLVELLCHVLKPQGLSARVLSFSLRLAGVFAAQESCFQYLQQAELLPGLFGEAGPLGQAAWSAPTVRSGWIQGLRSLAQHPSALPFLADCGTLDTIFSLQGDSSLFVASAAGQLLVHILGLSLQRPAEGPPSPQACDWPVCAQKIVGHIEGSLRSMATPQVTQALNVLTTTFGHCHGPWMQVLWERLSPLVACLLQEDPLPAAHSLVDLLLSVARSPVLSSSDCGLWETLAQTLRRLSPAQAGPLALGILKLQDCPQALRAQAFGVLLQPLACVLTAADQAPGPPGLPEGTTGDSVTVDTLLSSKSACAGLLCQTLAHLELLQPLPQRPSPWPQAPLLGAAVTILRFCNGSAAPASDVGGRLCAILAGCVRVQRAALDFLGALAQETGPQELVTQVSAVLLEYLRSPDSSPTVLKKAFQATLRWLLSSPRAPGCCDLDPDTQLFLRELLPVLRKRLCSPCWEVRDSGLEFLTQVTRHWGGQAGFRHALLASEVPELAEQLLRDPESYVRASAVTAVGQLSSQGLHATAASPEQLGGQKESLLAELLHVLSTDSEGFPRRAAMQVFTEWLRDRHADVAEDTERFVARVLQAASRDLDWEVRAQGLELALVFLAQTLGQPSARCPYAVAAPQATPPGPLAQALRALSRVRLFEFAFRALFDCDRPVAQKSCDLLLFLRAQATPSGGLQEAEGSPDVVPVEAALQRWRAGEQGEPLGDLEPEAVLAVLRSLDLEGLRGALAESSDHVEKSPQSLLQDMLATVGVRGENQADCY
- the BRAT1 gene encoding BRCA1-associated ATM activator 1 isoform X2, with the protein product MDPECSQLLPALCAVLADPRQPVADDTCLEKLLDWFKTITEAGSSLQLLQENPCLVELLCHVLKPQGLSARVLSFSLRLAGVFAAQESCFQYLQAELLPGLFGEAGPLGQAAWSAPTVRSGWIQGLRSLAQHPSALPFLADCGTLDTIFSLQGDSSLFVASAAGQLLVHILGLSLQRPAEGPPSPQACDWPVCAQKIVGHIEGSLRSMATPQVTQALNVLTTTFGHCHGPWMQVLWERLSPLVACLLQEDPLPAAHSLVDLLLSVARSPVLSSSDCGLWETLAQTLRRLSPAQAGPLALGILKLQDCPQALRAQAFGVLLQPLACVLTAADQAPGPPGLPEGTTGDSVTVDTLLSSKSACAGLLCQTLAHLELLQPLPQRPSPWPQAPLLGAAVTILRFCNGSAAPASDVGGRLCAILAGCVRVQRAALDFLGALAQETGPQELVTQVSAVLLEYLRSPDSSPTVLKKAFQATLRWLLSSPRAPGCCDLDPDTQLFLRELLPVLRKRLCSPCWEVRDSGLEFLTQVTRHWGGQAGFRHALLASEVPELAEQLLRDPESYVRASAVTAVGQLSSQGLHATAASPEQLGGQKESLLAELLHVLSTDSEGFPRRAAMQVFTEWLRDRHADVAEDTERFVARVLQAASRDLDWEVRAQGLELALVFLAQTLGQPSARCPYAVAAPQATPPGPLAQALRALSRVRLFEFAFRALFDCDRPVAQKSCDLLLFLRAQATPSGGLQEAEGSPDVVPVEAALQRWRAGEQGEPLGDLEPEAVLAVLRSLDLEGLRGALAESSDHVEKSPQSLLQDMLATVGVRGENQADCY
- the BRAT1 gene encoding BRCA1-associated ATM activator 1 isoform X3: MTPVWRSCWTGLKRSLKQQAELLPGLFGEAGPLGQAAWSAPTVRSGWIQGLRSLAQHPSALPFLADCGTLDTIFSLQGDSSLFVASAAGQLLVHILGLSLQRPAEGPPSPQACDWPVCAQKIVGHIEGSLRSMATPQVTQALNVLTTTFGHCHGPWMQVLWERLSPLVACLLQEDPLPAAHSLVDLLLSVARSPVLSSSDCGLWETLAQTLRRLSPAQAGPLALGILKLQDCPQALRAQAFGVLLQPLACVLTAADQAPGPPGLPEGTTGDSVTVDTLLSSKSACAGLLCQTLAHLELLQPLPQRPSPWPQAPLLGAAVTILRFCNGSAAPASDVGGRLCAILAGCVRVQRAALDFLGALAQETGPQELVTQVSAVLLEYLRSPDSSPTVLKKAFQATLRWLLSSPRAPGCCDLDPDTQLFLRELLPVLRKRLCSPCWEVRDSGLEFLTQVTRHWGGQAGFRHALLASEVPELAEQLLRDPESYVRASAVTAVGQLSSQGLHATAASPEQLGGQKESLLAELLHVLSTDSEGFPRRAAMQVFTEWLRDRHADVAEDTERFVARVLQAASRDLDWEVRAQGLELALVFLAQTLGQPSARCPYAVAAPQATPPGPLAQALRALSRVRLFEFAFRALFDCDRPVAQKSCDLLLFLRAQATPSGGLQEAEGSPDVVPVEAALQRWRAGEQGEPLGDLEPEAVLAVLRSLDLEGLRGALAESSDHVEKSPQSLLQDMLATVGVRGENQADCY